GGTGGAACGGGCTATATTAAAGACGATACGCCGCGATTATAAAAAAACCAGTGACAAGTTTTCCTAGATTGTTGCAATGAGAGGGGTTAATGCGTCAATAGAGTTGCATAATAGATTGGCAGGGCAGATTTTGATAGATGCGCAAACTATGATTTCCAATGCCCAACAGCTGAGTTTGCTTAATCATACAAAGGTGATAAGTGCTCAGAGGAGAGTCGATTTGTTCACTATAATCTCTCTTGTGATTTTATCAGTTGTTTTGATAGTTGTTTTGTTTTTTATTGGGGAGAATTTGACAAGACATATCTATAATCTCCGCGAAGGGGTTGAGATCATTGCGGGTGGGAACCTTGACTATAGGGTGGGGATAAATACGAAGGATGAAATAGGCTGGTTATCCATGGCGTTTGATGAGATGGTAAGCAGACTAAATGAATATCGCAAGGAACTGGAATCCTTCAGTTACTCCGTATCCCACGACCTCCGCGCGCCTCTCAGGGCAATAGACGGGTTTTCAAATATGCTTCTGGATGATTACAGGGACAGACTTGACGATGAAGGCAAAAGGCTTTTGAATGTTGTCAGGGACAATACAAAGAAGATGGGGCAGTTGATAGACGACATCCTTCATTTTTCACATATGGGGCGCAAAGAGATAACGATAACAGAGATTGGCATGGATAAACTTGTAAGCGATGTTTACGCGGAAATCAAGGCATCTGCCCCGGAGAGAAAGTTGCAATTTAATGTGAAACCGCTTCCGCCTGCCTACGGCGACCCTGCTATGCTCCGTCAGGTTGTCTCAAACCTGTTGTCCAATGCTGTCAAGTTTACAAGAGAGAAGGATGCGGCGGTTATTGAGGTAGGAAGTTTAGGAGAAGAAGCGGAGAAACTGGGAAGCGGCGGGGCGGGGAAAGAACAAAACATTTACTATGTCAAAGACAACGGCTGCGGCTTTGATACGAAATATGCAGACAAACTATTCGGTGTCTTTCAAAGGCTTCACAGCATGGGGGAATTTGAAGGCACAGGCATCGGGCTTGCCATTGTCCAACGGATAATCACACGGCACGGAGGTCGTGTGTGGGCAGAG
This portion of the Deltaproteobacteria bacterium genome encodes:
- a CDS encoding HAMP domain-containing protein, yielding MFTIISLVILSVVLIVVLFFIGENLTRHIYNLREGVEIIAGGNLDYRVGINTKDEIGWLSMAFDEMVSRLNEYRKELESFSYSVSHDLRAPLRAIDGFSNMLLDDYRDRLDDEGKRLLNVVRDNTKKMGQLIDDILHFSHMGRKEITITEIGMDKLVSDVYAEIKASAPERKLQFNVKPLPPAYGDPAMLRQVVSNLLSNAVKFTREKDAAVIEVGSLGEEAEKLGSGGAGKEQNIYYVKDNGCGFDTKYADKLFGVFQRLHSMGEFEGTGIGLAIVQRIITRHGGRVWAEGKVGEGAVFYFTLPKRQT